From the Cucurbita pepo subsp. pepo cultivar mu-cu-16 chromosome LG05, ASM280686v2, whole genome shotgun sequence genome, one window contains:
- the LOC111796156 gene encoding BOI-related E3 ubiquitin-protein ligase 1-like: MAVQAQYPSNVLLLNRNGQEGHDYPLQPQPGGFLDQTHMVFNNSMGGNNSRKRGREISTAITSIAAPINLAAVQQPRPPLLVDLAKLHNHQNNVVSTGLRLSSGEHQLNQPPQQQHQQQQQQQQQQHHQQQQHQHNHNLVPQSSSAFFSLLSDDFASNFKRQQDEIDQFLQAQEEQLRRTLAEKRQRHYRALLDAVEKSVFRRLREREADVEKATRRNAELEARAAQLSIEAQVWQAKARAQEATAVSLQAQLQRAMSSGGGGGGGGDGGDGGTADDAESAHIDPDRVAILGPSCRECRKRLASVVLLPCRHLCLCTDCDRVAQTCPLCHIQRSSSVEVFLS, encoded by the exons ATGGCTGTTCAGGCTCAATATCCTTCTAATGTTTTGCTCTTAAACAG AAACGGTCAAGAAGGGCATGATTATCCATTACAGCCACAACCAGGAGGTTTTCTTGACCAGACTCATATGGTGTTTAACAACAGTATGGGCG GAAACAATTCTCgcaaaagaggaagagaaatttcAACTGCCATTACGTCCATCGCGGCTCCGATCAATCTCGCTGCGGTACAGCAACCTCGTCCTCCTCTTCTTGTTGACCTCGCCAAACTCCACAACCACCAAAACAATGTCGTCTCCACTGGCCTCCGCCTGTCCTCCGGCGAACATCAACTGAATCAACCGCCGCAACAGcaacatcaacaacaacaacaacaacagcaacagcaacatCATCAACAACAGCAACATCAACATAATCACAATCTCGTCCCTCAATCATCATCGGCTTTCTTCTCGCTATTATCAGACGATTTCGCCTCCAATTTCAAACGGCAACAAGACGAAATAGATCAATTCCTTCAAGCACAG GAAGAGCAACTCCGGCGCACATTAGCAGAGAAAAGACAGAGACACTACCGTGCGCTTCTGGATGCGGTGGAGAAATCGGTATTCAGAAGATTAAGAGAGAGGGAGGCAGATGTGGAAAAGGCAACTCGTCGAAACGCCGAGTTAGAAGCACGAGCCGCCCAGCTTAGCATCGAGGCACAAGTCTGGCAAGCCAAAGCTAGGGCACAAGAAGCCACCGCCGTATCTTTGCAGGCACAACTACAACGAGCGATGTCCAGCGGCGGCGGAGGTGGAGGCGGAGGCGACGGAGGAGATGGCGGCACCGCCGATGATGCCGAGTCGGCTCACATTGACCCGGACCGAGTCGCCATTTTGGGACCGAGTTGCAGAGAGTGTAGAAAGCGCTTGGCGTCGGTGGTGCTTTTGCCGTGCCGTCATCTCTGCCTCTGTACAGACTGTGATCGAGTGGCTCAGACTTGCCCGTTGTGCCACATTCAGCGAAGCTCCAGCGTAGAGGTCTTTCTCTCGTAG